A window from Pan paniscus chromosome 14, NHGRI_mPanPan1-v2.0_pri, whole genome shotgun sequence encodes these proteins:
- the SLITRK5 gene encoding SLIT and NTRK-like protein 5 → MHTCCPPVTLEQDLHRKMHSWMLQTLAFAVTSLVLSCAETIDYYGEICDNACPCEEKDGILTVSCENRGIISLSEISPPRFPIYHLLLSGNLLNRLYPNEFVNYTGASILHLGSNVIQDIETGAFHGLRGLRRLHLNNNKLELLRDDTFLGLENLEYLQVDYNYISVIEPNAFGKLHLLQVLILNDNLLSSLPNNLFRFVPLTHLDLRGNRLKLLPYVGLLQHMDKVVELQLEENPWNCSCELISLKDWLDSISYSALVGDVVCETPFRLHGRDLDEVSKQELCPRRLISDYEMRPQTPLSTTGYLHTTPASVNSVATSSSAVYKPPLKPPKGTRQPNKPRVRPTSRQPSKDLGYSNYGPSIAYQTKSPVPLECPTACTCNLQISDLGLNVNCQERKIESIAELQPKPYNPKKMYLTENYIAVVRRTDFLEATGLDLLHLGNNRISMIQDRAFGDLTNLRRLYLNGNRIERLSPELFYGLQSLQYLFLQYNLIREIQSGTFDPVPNLQLLFLNNNLLQAMPSGVFSGLTLLRLNLRSNHFTSLPVSGVLDQLKSLIQIDLHDNPWDCTCDIVGMKLWVEQLKVGVLVDEVICKAPKKFAETDMRSIKSELLCPDYSDVVVSTPTPSSIQVPARTSAVTPAVRLNSTGAPASLGAGGGASSVPLSVLILSLLLVFIMSVFVAAGLFVLVMKRRKKNQSDHTSTNNSDVSSFNMQYSVYGGGGGTGGHPHAHVHHRGPALPKVKTPAGHVYEYIPHPLGHMCKNPIYRSREGNSVEDYKDLHELKVTYSSNHHLQQQQQPPPPPQQPQQQPPPQLQLQPGEEERRESHHLRSPAYSVSTIEPREDLLSPVQDADRFYRGILEPDKHCSTTPAGNSLPEYPKFPCSPAAYTFSPNYDLRRPHQYLHPGAGDSRLREPVLYSPPSAVFVEPNRNEYLELKAKLNVEPDYLEVLEKQTTFSQF, encoded by the coding sequence ATGCACACTTGCTGCCCCCCAGTAACTTTGGAACAGGACCTTCACAGAAAAATGCATAGCTGGATGCTGCAGACTCTAGCGTTTGCTGTAACATCTCTCGTCCTTTCGTGTGCAGAAACCATCGATTATTATGGGGAAATCTGTGACAATGCATGTCCTTGTGAGGAAAAGGACGGCATTTTAACTGTGAGCTGTGAAAACCGGGGGATCATCAGTCTCTCTGAAATTAGCCCTCCCCGTTTCCCAATCTACCACCTCTTGTTGTCCGGAAACCTTTTGAACCGTCTCTATCCCAATGAGTTTGTCAATTACACTGGGGCTTCAATTTTGCATCTAGGTAGCAATGTTATCCAGGACATTGAGACCGGGGCTTTCCATGGGCTACGGGGTTTGAGGAGATTGCATCTGAACAATAATAAACTGGAACTTCTGCGAGATGATACCTTCCTTGGCTTGGAGAACCTGGAGTACCTACAGGTCGATTACAACTACATCAGCGTCATTGAACCCAATGCTTTTGGGAAACTGCATTTGTTGCAGGTGCTTATCCTCAATGACAATCTTTTGTCCAGTTTACCCAACAATCTTTTCCGTTTTGTGCCCTTAACGCACTTGGACCTCCGGGGGAACCGGCTGAAACTTCTGCCCTACGTGGGGCTCTTGCAGCACATGGATAAAGTTGTGGAGCTACAGCTGGAGGAAAACCCTTGGAATTGTTCTTGTGAGCTGATCTCTCTAAAAGATTGGTTGGACAGCATCTCCTACTCAGCCCTGGTGGGGGATGTGGTTTGTGAGACCCCCTTCCGGTTACACGGAAGGGACTTGGACGAGGTATCCAAGCAGGAACTTTGCCCAAGGAGACTTATTTCTGACTACGAGATGAGGCCGCAGACGCCTTTGAGCACCACGGGGTATTTACACACCACCCCGGCGTCAGTGAATTCTGTGGCCACTTCTTCCTCTGCTGTTTACAAACCCCCTTTGAAGCCCCCTAAGGGGACTCGCCAACCCAACAAGCCCAGGGTGCGCCCCACCTCTCGGCAGCCCTCTAAGGACTTGGGCTACAGCAACTATGGCCCCAGCATCGCCTATCAGACCAAATCCCCGGTGCCTTTGGAGTGTCCCACCGCGTGCACTTGCAACCTGCAGATCTCTGATCTGGGCCTCAACGTAAACTGCCAGGAGCGAAAGATCGAGAGCATCGCTGAACTGCAGCCCAAGCCCTACAATCCCAAGAAAATGTATCTGACAGAGAACTACATCGCTGTCGTGCGCAGGACAGACTTCCTGGAGGCCACGGGGCTGGACCTCCTGCACCTGGGGAATAACCGCATCTCGATGATCCAGGACCGCGCTTTCGGGGATCTCACCAACCTGAGGCGCCTCTACCTGAATGGCAACAGGATCGAGAGGCTGAGCCCGGAGTTATTCTATGGCCTGCAGAGCCTGCAGTATCTCTTCCTCCAGTACAATCTCATCCGCGAGATTCAGTCTGGAACTTTTGACCCGGTCCCAAACCTCCAGCTGCTATTCTTGAATAACAACCTCCTGCAGGCCATGCCCTCAGGCGTCTTCTCTGGCTTGACCCTCCTCAGGCTAAACCTGAGGAGTAACCACTTCACCTCCTTGCCAGTGAGTGGAGTTTTGGACCAGCTGAAGTCACTCATCCAAATCGACCTGCATGACAATCCTTGGGATTGTACCTGTGACATTGTGGGCATGAAGCTGTGGGTGGAGCAGCTCAAAGTGGGCGTCCTAGTGGACGAGGTGATCTGTAAGGCGCCCAAAAAATTCGCTGAGACCGACATGCGTTCCATTAAGTCGGAGCTGCTGTGCCCTGACTATTCAGATGTAGTAGTTTCCACGCCCACACCCTCCTCTATCCAGGTCCCTGCGAGGACCAGCGCCGTGACTCCTGCGGTCCGGTTGAATAGCACCGGGGCCCCCGCGAGCTTGGGCGCAGGCGGAGGGGCGTCGTCGGTGCCCTTGTCTGTGTTAATTCTCAGCCTCCTGCTGGTTTTCATCATGTCCGTCTTCGTGGCCGCCGGGCTCTTCGTGCTGGTCATGAAGCGCAGGAAGAAGAACCAGAGCGACCACACCAGCACCAACAACTCCGACGTGAGCTCCTTTAACATGCAGTACAGCGTgtacggcggcggcggcggcacgGGCGGCCACCCACACGCGCACGTGCATCACCGCGGGCCCGCGCTGCCCAAGGTGAAGACGCCCGCGGGCCACGTGTATGAATACATCCCCCACCCACTGGGCCACATGTGCAAAAACCCCATCTACCGCTCCCGAGAGGGCAACTCTGTAGAGGATTACAAAGACCTGCACGAGCTCAAGGTCACCTACAGCAGCAACCACcacctgcagcagcagcagcagccgccgccgccaccgcagcagccacagcagcagcCCCCGccgcagctgcagctgcagcccggggaggaggagaggcgggAAAGCCACCACTTGCGGAGCCCCGCCTACAGCGTCAGCACCATCGAGCCCCGGGAGGACCTGCTGTCGCCGGTGCAGGACGCCGACCGCTTTTACAGGGGCATTTTAGAACCAGACAAACACTGCTCCACCACCCCCGCCGGCAATAGCCTCCCGGAATATCCCAAATTCCCGTGCAGCCCCGCTGCTTACACTTTCTCCCCCAACTATGACCTGAGACGCCCCCACCAGTATTTGCACCCGGGGGCAGGGGACAGCAGGCTACGGGAACCGGTGCTCTACAGCCCCCCGAGTGCTGTCTTTGTAGAACCCAACCGGAACGAATATCTGGAgttaaaagcaaaactaaacGTTGAGCCGGACTACCTCGAAGTGCTGGAAAAACAGACCACATTTAGCCAGTTCTAA